The Branchiostoma lanceolatum isolate klBraLanc5 chromosome 17, klBraLanc5.hap2, whole genome shotgun sequence genome contains the following window.
TCAAATAGCACAAAAAACTCGGATTCCCCATGGAACTAGACAAACTGCACATTGAATTATAAGTTAAACATGTCTATACATCTACAACTGTCTACAagttttttcatttattcatattcattaattcattaacgCTGATGAGTCACCAGGCAATGTAATTGCACTAACAGCTACATTTAAAGCATTCATGACTAGGAAGACCTTGTTTTCGTAAAgcaaatatacatatagatacgatggctacatgtataatctaaAGTAAGCAGTACCTATGCTTCAGTAGGTAACAGGGCCTATTCACCAGTGAAGAACGCTAATATAAGTGTATAGCATTCTCTTTATCAGCTTTAATCATTACCTGATACGTTTGATAATGCTACTAGTTTGTAGGGAATGGAAGTAGCGAACAAATATGGGATTTTCATGGAAAAGCATCCTAAGCTCACCACCATTTCCACTGTTAATGCTTTATTGTGATATATAACCAGGTGTCTTCTTATCTACATTGTTAGTTGCTACTGGTGTACAAATCTATTTTATATGTAATGAAATCTCTGCATCGCGGATTGAAGTGAAGATCAGATTATGAGTTTGTTCTGGAAGCTAAGTTGTCTGATGGGCAGAGATTCGTGCTTTAGTTTAACCAataatgatgatcatgataactCTACTGCGAAATCTTTCCCGGCGCTCAATAGCAAATAAGGTAAACACACTGAATGAAGACGACAATGTAGGACAGGTGGCTACACTAATTTCAAATGCTTAATACATTTACTAAATCTGAACTttttgggtttgatttcttttttggaaCCAGTGGTATGATTAGGGCATCCAGCAGATAGACTATAGTATAATATTTGAATACACCTAAATGCATACAAGGGAAGTTGGTAGTCTAGCTATGAGAAATATCAAGGAACAATTTATACCTCAGTATTTGGCAGCACCTCCCCTTATCCTGACATTTCAACATTGCTCAACATGACGACGACAACGCAAggtaaaaaaacacactgcagctccagcaagctgctagggggcccaaacctacaccacttcttccttagaTCACAAGCTATCTTtcaacaaaaaatcaagaccatagcacgtccaggtcaaaagatacaaaaacggaagttctgctgcagtaccaaggttacatacCAGGGAGCCAAAATTCGACCGTAACATTTGTATTCCCAACACCTACTtatttaccaaatatcatcataatctatccagaggttcttgggtacaaaaatccggaaacacaaacaaacaaacaaacaaacagacagacagacagacagacacacagacgggCCAAAAAAGTATTATCTCCTttattcatggagataacaagcagTAGGCAATGTACCAATATGAAAGTGGGACCGCCTGTCAAACGTGCCTAGGACCAGATCATTTGAGTGAATTCTGAATTGGTAATATCCACAACTGTGCTGTAAACGTCAGTAGGGAAGCTACAAGGCATGAAAGATTCTGTACCCGTTGATATTTGTGAGGGACGATTTACGGAGGGATGTTTGCTAAACGCTAGAGTTGTTCAAATAAAATACTAACATTCAAAACTGCCCACCGTAGACCGATCAAATCTGCTCTATTGtcgacaggtggtcactataaacaGACTTTTAATTCTTGTGTGTCAATGGGAGAAATGATCTGTGATCTCGaatagtggtcacattggccagttagtagtagtagtagtagttggtCTTCATGTAGAAGTGGATACTAGTACAGGTGTGACAGAAGTAGTTCACAGAAACATGAAGTTATGTCACTATGTACTTAAACTCACCATTAAAATGCTTCGAGCTAAAAGTCTAGCTGAGTTCTACTTTGTATGAGTTGTATTCTACTAGATAGTAAGACAAATGCTATACAATCCCTTCTAATTCTATTGCTGTATTCAGGTCACACCGCTTCGTTATCAGTGATATTGGACTTTGATACACAGGTTGGTATCACCCATAATGGCCATTTGTAACAAGCACACGCAGACACAGACCACAGATATTGTCAGTAAGCCAGCTAGATTCCTGGGCATAACCACATAAACGTTATACTATATGGCAGCATTTGTTGACTTTCTCTGTGAAAACTACTCCTGtcaaacaaattaaattgcAGAAATGAGTGagcgaatgaatgaatttaaTATGATTGCGCAACAGCTGCACACAGTACAAAGTAGagtcaaagtcaaggtcaaagtcaaagtcaggACAGGTTCCAACCATGTTGAGGCCACTACACTTGTTCTACTGTGCAAGCCTGCTTGGTTTGACCACCATTTcaggcttgttgttgttgttgtaccacTGTGCACCTGTCCTGTACTACCTGTGCACGGGGATACTACTGGGTTCAGTGGGATACTGTGTGGTTCTGTACTTGGCGCCGAAGAGCCGAGTCAGCGGGAACGGCAAAGCTGTCTTCATTACAGGTAGGACTTTGACCCCAACACATGTAGTCATAAACATGTTGAAATTTGGTTACctttaaaaattcatttttggaaagtgCAGCTTGCAATTTGTTTATAAGGCACAGCCAGGTGTTTATCCAGCTTGACTTGTGTTTATTTCTATGACAACAGGCTGTGACAGTGGGTTTGGCTTTCTGCTTGCGAAACGCCTGGACTCGCTGGGCTTTACGGTGTTTGCCGGCTGTCTGCTGGCGGAcagtggtggggaggggtcgAAGACACTCCGGGCGGAGTGCTCGACCAGGCTGAGTACTGTTCAGATAGACGTCACTGATGATGGACAGGTGCAGGCCGCTGAACAACAGGTCAAAGATCGACTGCCGACGGGGTCAAAGGGTGAGAATTTCTTCATATGTTAATTAAGGGCTGTATCGCAAGGGTATACAGTTAACATGATGGCTACTTTTCATAGgaacaataaaacatatatatcaCTCTATAACGTTATGTATCATCTTACGTGTGTGCCCATTGACCACTGTACCTACTGACATTGTCTCCATTAGACAGGTTGCTGATACATACTTTTTCGATGTTGATGACGTTTCAGTTTGAACAAAATGGTCAATGACATACAGAAAAAGCTGCTTTGAATACTTTGTTAAACATGTATCTTCTATTGTATAGAAATGGCGTTTTCTTTTAAAATCAGATCTTCTAGCTAGTGTATTTCTAAAAGTGTAAAGTCTATAACCCTACCGAGTTGACCTGATCATTGCTTGACCAAGAGAAGAAGCAAGCCAACTGACAGAACACAGCTAGTAGTGTGTTCGCATTCGTAGTAAAGCATAACGATTGGCTTATTTCTCACAAACTCCAACAGGTCTTTACGCATTAGTGAACAATGCTGGATTCACGCACAAGGGAGAAATAGAGTGGGTCAGCATCGCCGCCTACCGACGTGTGATGGAAGTGAACACGTTCGGCGCTGTGCGGGTCACCAAGGCGTTCTTGCCTCTGATTCGTCGGGCGAAAGGTGAGGCAGTTAGTCAAACAGTCTTCAGTGAACACTCGAAGATCATTAAGAAAATGGTGGTCACTTTAGACATTGTATCTAATAtggtttgatgaaaaaatgataatttccaGGAGTCATGGAGACCTACCATAAAtaaatccatccaggccttctcgaaaTAACTGTTCATACCCGTACATACATATGAACACAAACAAACCTGAACAGAATtgactaaccctaaccctaaccctcaccctcaccctcaccctaaccctaaccctaaccctaaccctaaccctaaccctaaccctaaccctaaccctaaccctaacccttaccctgcATCGTTGGCCAACGGCCAGTTGTGCAGCCCTAGTTTTATTTCTTCCAcagtcaaacaaataaacaaaggaaTAAACACAGCGAGGTTCAAGATACTAGTAACCCGTCTTATGCATGTCGTTCTCCACCGTAGGACGAGTCGTGAACACCTCCAGCGGGTCCGGACTTCACGCACATCCGGCTTGTTCTTCCTACTGCATAACCAAGGCCGCCCTGGAGTCTTTCTCGGATGCGCTCAGGTATGTAACAAGTGCATATATTCATACGGatgtacatacatatgcatGGACATACATACCtacgtacacacatacatacatacatgcttaTTACATCATCTTCATTATCATCACTGCATATCAATGTATAGTactgaggcgggccgtcatGTTCGTCCACATCTTAGCAGTTGCTGtccccatatatatatacatatgttatATATGAATGCATCATGCTTACATACATGCATTATACACTTACACATTAAGTACAATGTCACAACTCATACATATGAGTATGTCATAATTGAGAAGTTGCACAGTGTGAAAGGTCTCCTTAAACAAAGAGCCCTGCAGCAGCATTCCTGCGTTCCTTTAGATTTTAAACGCATGTGAGAAGGCCTTAGTCTATTTACATGAATGAATTCAAGGTTTATTGCAAGTTTGTTGCAAAAGTATATTATAAGCAACTTGCTGAATTAGGTACGTAGCGCAGTCAAACGATTTTACATCGAAGAGAAACAAAAGGAAAATCTTGAAAAATTCAAACCTTTGTGTTTTTTCTACCTTGTTAACTAACGAACTTGACTAATACTACAGGCATGAGATGCACAAGTGGGGTGTGAAAGTCGTCCTGGTAGAGCCATGTGCCTTTTCTACGTGTACGGATATTGTTAAGGCGGAGACCTACAATAGGCTCATTCAGGTATGCCGTCTGCATCATGGTTGTATTGGTACCCTTTTGAAGCCATTGAGTTTTTCATAACACCAACGGCTATTGCACAACTTAACTGAGCATGTTATAGACAAGGAGAACACCGGGTTGTAAAGGGCTATTGCAAATATTGATATTAAGGAAACTTCTAGTTCTATCTTCAATCATATGTTTCAGGAATAAGAACAAATATGACGATAACACAGAAACTCtacgacaaaaaaaaagaagtatatAGTGCAGGAGGCTAGCTTTTTTTGGTTCTTCATTTTCACGAAACGACCACTTATATGTATCATCCAGAACCTACGGGACAACATAGAAGAAGCTGTGAAGGAGGATTATGGCATGGAGTACGTCGACTTCAAGTTGGGAAAGATACGAGCAGCTCATTTTGCACCATTCCAAGCTAAAGATGCTAAGACTGTTATAGATGTGAGTCTTTTCTGAGTCTACATAGTCACCCCGGCAAGGTTTGCTGATTGCTGAATCATGATTCTATTCAAAGAACGAAACGTCATTAAAACAGGTTAGGTTGTGATTTGAGCATAGAAAAAGTTTTTCCTCACCTATATTTGATGAAATTGATGTTGACTGATGATGTTATCTAAAGAGGTAGTAGTACTTAGTAGTAGAATGGGGCGTGTTAGGAACATGTAGAAGTCGCCTGTAAATACTATTTTGTTAGTTTTGATGTAAAAagtatttctttggtttgatacgTCTTACTAACATCAAACTACAGGTATGATGCATTCTAGACAACCATATTGCCTGCTGATAGCAAAGATTGACCTGCAACGTTGTATCAATCGTACCCCACGCACGGAAAATTCAAAAGGACACAAAGAATAACATTGGTGTTGCTGATGTTCAATTCGCAGGCCATGGCGGACGCCGTCACCCTTTCCACCCCCTCTCATCGCTACTTGATCGGTGGCAGTTTTGAGGACTACGTGAACAACGCCTGGCTGGGGTACTTCCCCTCGAGGTGGACTGACGCTACAGAGAGGAACGAGAAGGAAGACGACCCTAAACCTGCCATGCTGCAGAAAACTATTTTTACCTAAGACAGTTCCCATTGACTTCGTAGCGTTCGTAAATTCAATAACTCAGTGTTTTTGAGGTTTGAAATACACTGTTTATTGTCAATTTTCTTAAAACTTAATAACAATAAATAGATTAAGAAAATGGCAAATAACACCGATAGTAAAACTGTGCAAGGGTTGAATGCTTCCTTTTTCCATATTAACAATGAACTATCATTCTAGTGTAAATGAAATACCATTTCATCGATATCATAATAAACTTTTCTCTTTAGATTATTGCAAATTAGTATCCTTCAAGCAGAAACGCCCAGAGTGGAAAGTTCCTGTGTTAAGGAAAACATGAAAGTAGAGCTCATGGGAATTCTATGAGTAGTAATAAACAGAAAAGTTCAGTATAGCTCATTCGTGCCAAGGTTTGCCTGAAAATAGTTTGCGTAGAAGTGATTGCATTTTGTAATGGATAACAAATAAAATGTGCCATATATGGTGTATTGTTATCTCTCAGTGTTGTCACTGGTATTAGAGATTCTTGTCTAAATTGAGCGAGGTATCCTGTAGAACGAGTTTGTTAAGTTAGTATCATTCACGGTTCTTAGACAAATAGGGTATGTCTTTATAATCCTTCGGGTCAAATGTCTTCAACGGCACTTTTCAAATGTTCATACTAGCTGCCATTGGAAGAGAGTCAGGTCAAGGTTGGTCAAAGTGTATTTGAGATTGATTCGTAGTATAAGGGAGGTTCCAACAACGTTTAAGCCACTACACCTGTTCTACTGTGCAAGCCTGCTTGGTCTGACCACCATTTCAGGCTTGTTGTTGTTCAGTCGTCTGGTCTCAGAAATGGTTAAACAAGGTGAAATACACAAAATGGACATGTCTCCATGACCTCAAATATGTTCGTTGTTGATTAGCGATGGTTGGGGAAGTAACTAATAACACAGGTAGCGTAGTAATGGTCATTAACCCGCCATCTCGGACATACTGGTCAAGGTCCATGATGAGTGTTAACAATATTTGTCCTCATAAGAGAGTCACGTCAAAGGACAGGACTGTAGACCAGGGGAGGTTTTAAACATGTTGAGGCAACTACACCTGTTCTACTCTGCAAGCCTGCTTGGTTTGACCACCATTTcaagcttgttgttgttgttgtatcacTGTGCACCTGTCCTGtactaacgttgggtaacctaaattcgggatttttccgataatggttgactgaaatcaatctagcagaacaataaaccatcctttttttctataattctgtcagtatcatgtactatctttgcac
Protein-coding sequences here:
- the LOC136422444 gene encoding D-beta-hydroxybutyrate dehydrogenase, mitochondrial-like; translated protein: MLRPLHLFYCASLLGLTTISGLLLLLYHCAPVLYYLCTGILLGSVGYCVVLYLAPKSRVSGNGKAVFITGCDSGFGFLLAKRLDSLGFTVFAGCLLADSGGEGSKTLRAECSTRLSTVQIDVTDDGQVQAAEQQVKDRLPTGSKGLYALVNNAGFTHKGEIEWVSIAAYRRVMEVNTFGAVRVTKAFLPLIRRAKGRVVNTSSGSGLHAHPACSSYCITKAALESFSDALRHEMHKWGVKVVLVEPCAFSTCTDIVKAETYNRLIQVCRLHHEEAVKEDYGMEYVDFKLGKIRAAHFAPFQAKDAKTVIDAMADAVTLSTPSHRYLIGGSFEDYVNNAWLGYFPSRWTDATERNEKEDDPKPAMLQKTIFT